Genomic segment of Trichoderma breve strain T069 chromosome 7 map unlocalized scaffold00007, whole genome shotgun sequence:
CAGGTACAATTCCAACTTTGAAAAGCGGCCGTGTCACACATACGGCGGAAATTGCTTTGTACTCATTCACTAGCCGTGCTTCTCCCATTACATCGATTCCATGTATCACAACATGATGTTGGCGGGGTTATTGACAGTAAGCCAGACATTTTCCCGTCTGTATGATTAGCCCAATATCCACAGATATCTTGATATGTGGCTATCGTCCAAAGATCTCCAGTTGTACAGACACTTTTCATGGTCAATATTCCAATCCGTACATCCTGTCAGCCAGCCCAATCTGCAAATCTCCCAGCCATACGGAATACTTGGTGGCGATGCACGCTCATCATATCAGGATCCAGACTTTGCCCTCCGTGTcttgccaacatcaactgAGACATGGCACAGGGAACCATGTCTATAATCTGGCAAACGATCCAGATAGTCGGACTATTCTTGCCGGTGATAAAAGATGGACTGAGACTCCCCCTTTTGCATCCTGTGGACAatgtttttctttgcctGATTCCCATCTCAGAGTGAATAGTTGATATACCATTGCCCAATCTCCCCGCAAGATATCTCCCATCACATAAATCTTGAATACATCGAGCTTCATATTGTGCGAAAATGGATCAGACAGAGGACAAATTGCCTGATAAAGTGGAGCATGAAAATGCGCTGGAACAAGCAACTACCGAAAGCACCGGCCAGACTGTCGAGTTGATCCAGCTCAACCCTCAAGCTGTGCCGCGTGATATTGGACCTTTTCAAATCATAGCTCTCGGCTTCAACATTCCCAACAGCTGGGCAGGCGTCGCTACCGCGTTTTCGGCTGCTCTAACAGCTGGAGGTCCCGTCTCGCTGATCTATGGCAACTTTGTCATCACGGCCATGTATGTGTCTGCAGCCGTCACACTCGCTGAGCTTGCGAGTGTTTATCCGACAGCAGGTGGACAGTATCACTTCACGAGCATCATGGCGCCCAAGAGGTTCAATCGATCCATGTCCTATATCTGCGGTATGATAGCGACGGTTTCGTGGATCATATGTTCCACAAGCGTGGCTAGTATTACGAGTTTGTGCATTGCTTCGATAGCCGAGTTTTACAGCGGATACAAGGCGAATTCCTGGCAGCTGTTTCTTATATCTCAGGGGCTCAATGTCTTTGCCCTAGGCTACAATTTGTTCGTGCTGAAACGGACTCGATGGATTCATGACGCGGCGTGTAAGTCATTTTTTGTTTGGCACTCAACAAATGCATAATGGATTTGTTCATAACCGATAAATAGTCTTCTTGACTTTGTCAACCTTCATTACTATATCGATTGTTTGCCTTGCCCGAGGCGATAAGCAGTCGTCGACATGGGTATGGACCAACTTTGAGCCGTCGTCAGGATGGCCTCCCGTGGTATCCTTCTTCACGGGTCTCACCACCcatgcatacatgtatggagGACTAGACTCTGCCCTACATCTCGCGGAAGAGACGCTTGATGCTTCTAGGACAGTGCCAAAGGCGCTCATGTCTACAATTGGaattggcttcttctctggctttgtcttttctgTGGCCATGACATATTGTATCCCCAGCTTGGACCTTTTTGCCAATGACCCGTCAGTCTCCCGCTGTCTATATTCTTTCTATTCGTGGTAAACGTACAGATCACTGACCAAGAGCATGCAAATTTGACAGGGTGCCGATATATAAACTCTGGCGCATAGCTAGCAGATCCGATACCGCCGCCACAGTCTTTCTTATTGTTGGCATCGTAATCTTCACattcatcctcgtcgccacGCAGCAGACAACATCTCGTCTCATTTGGGCCCTAGCCCGTGACCGCGGTCTTGTATTTTCCTCTCAATTTGAGAAGTTGTCCCCGACGCTTGGCGATATCCCTGTGGCTGCCCTTATTCTCGATGCAGGGCTGATATTTGTGTGCGGATGCGTCAGCTTGGGCTCCTCGGCAGCGTTTAATTCACTCGTCGGGGTGTTCTCcttgatgcagatgcttTCGTTCGCAATCCCGGCTGTGCTGCTAATATATCGCGGGAGAAGTGAAAAAGTGCTTCCTCGCAAGAGAGCATTCAAGGTGCCCGAGATACTGGGTTGGGCTTGTAACATTGGAACGGTTATTGCAGCGGTTATCGaaaccgtcttcttcacgtTTCCGAGCGTTTTGCCAGTTACTGGCAGCAATATGAGTAAGTTGGCAACTTACCAAAGATTATTTGATCCGCATTCTAGAAGAGCGAGATATGCTGACGTTTCATTTTAGACTACGCCGTTGTAGTTCTGGCGGTGATTGCCATTGTCGTGGTTGTGAACTGGATTGTGTTTGCTAGGAAGCATTACCAAGGTCCTAGAATAGGAGGTTTCATGTAATGAACCGAAAATCCTTCATCAATGGTTGAATGGATACCGTAACTCATCTTAGCAATATTTGCCTTTATATAACAACGAATTTGTAATCTATAGTACATCCTTTTACCTTTTCTCTCAAGTCTAGTTActctgcttcgtcttcttAGACGAACAACCACAGAGATTGAGTCTTGCGACACTAGGGTCGTGGTCGCTGACCTGGTCATCGTTATTCTGCCAGGTATTCAAATGCAAATGCTCATACTTGGCGTCCCGGTGCAATCCCTCGCTTACATACATGTGATCCAGCTCCTCGGTGTTCATGTCGAAAAGATACGTATATCTCTCTACTGGATCAATTCCAACCACTTCATCGAGATCAGTGAGGCCAGATATGGAAGAGAATGTGGTGAGAGGGTCGACTTGGGAGTACTCGTTGAAGTCACCCGCAACGAGGATATTGGCCGTAGGATCCTGGCTGAGAATCTCGGCGACAAATTCCTATCATACTCATGTCAGTACTCTAGTAGACTCCAGgttaaaaagaaaaatcagGAACATACCGCGACGATGCTGGTCTGTAAAGTTCGCTTCTCGACTCCTTGGTTTACAGGTGGACGAAGGTCACCTGATAGAGAAGTTGAGCCGCCCTTGCTGACCAGATGGACGTTAATAGTGAAGAAGACCTTTTTGGTGCCCTTTACGGTCTTCCACGCGGCTGCCAGTGGCTTGCGGCTGCTATCCCAGGCGGCGTTGAGGGGATCGATTCGACCGGGGTTGTACTTCAGCTCTGGGCCGTCGAGAACCTCATTGACATCAAGACTTCCGCCGAGATTGGGCTTGTACAGCTGAAGGACGTCAGAGCGATAGAAGTAAGCCTGGCGAATGTTGCCGCCGGGCTCTCCGCCGTCTTTGTTGTTGATGGGGCTAATTTCTGCAAAATCGTAGACGATGCCTGAAGCCTCTTCGATCTTGGATGCGAGAGTGGTTAGGGTGACGTTGGCGTCAACAATGCCGTCATTTTTGTTACCAGAATTGTCCTGTACTTCTtggaggaagatgagatcAGGAGTGCGCAGTTTGTTCACGATGTGGTCGACAACGAGAGGCAGGTGAGGGGAGTCGGGCATCAAATTTTCGGTGTTATAATCGCCAACAGTAATACCGAGACAATCACCAGTGCTGTTGAAAGAGACGGCGGGAAAGTCGGTGGTTGCATTCTTGAGGGGAGACAGGTGAGTAAGAGGAAGCAGACGGTAGGATCCAAAATCGTTATAGACAACACCAGAAATGTCGCCCAGGTAGTCGCCCATTCGAGTATCAAGCGGGTTTTTGGATCCGTCGAGGGGAGTGCCAATGGTGATGACTTCGGGATTGGCATCACCCTCCAGCATAGTCAGACCGCCGTGGGCATTGAGGCCTGTGACAGGCCAGTTGCCACGGATGTAGACGTCACCAAAGTTGTTGGGGCGGCTGATTTGGTAGGCATCTTTGATGGTGACGTACTCCCCTAAAAGGCTCTCCCAGAAATCAAGGCCGTACAAGTCAGGCTGGAGTTGGGGATTCGTGCTGGAGATGTTGGCCACAGCATTAGGAACCCCAAAGATTCCACCTTGATCTAAACTAGAGAAATCTTTGGTTGGAGGAAACGAAGTGTCGACGCCGATGACGAGTGGCTTCACTTCGTTTCCGGATGAGACGACTTTGATGTTTGTGGGCTTGTTGATTTCAGTCAGGTAGATGTAATTAGCGTTTGATCTAAGTTGTTCGATTATTGTCAGTTTCGCGACTGAAGCGGTAGGATACGATTAAACACACCGATACTCTACGACTAGGCCGTCTAGAGTGATAATGTCGCCGACTTTCACCGTCTTCGCAGCAGCGCTGTTGAACACGAAGAGGCCCTCAGAGGTGGCGGGATTCTCATCAGGCTCCGTGGATCTAAGAAAGATGCCATTGCTATTGGTCGCCGTCACAAGACCCTTGATGTCGGTGACGGTCTTGTCTTTGAAAGGCGAAATGTAGCGGTCGCCATTGATCTCGGCAATTGAGATGGCAGCAGCCGGGCCCAAGACGGCTGCGAGAGCGACAAACGACTTGACTGCCATCATGCTGCCGAGTGATGTTTCTGTTTCCTCAACGGTGAGAATCAATCAAGGTGGCCACAGACGCCTTTTTGTTCTAATACCGCCAAGATATTTATTTGCATCATGCGCATTTCTATTTGTCTAACAAAGTACTATTCATTACATTCCACGGCGGACTAGACCTTTCAGGCCTGGAACATGGCATTCTTGGCAGCTTTGCGTAGCGCCTATCGACCTGCCCGTTCAGAAATATCGATGCCACCAGATCCATTCATTTACAACACGTTTTGCCCGAATATCGATCGGCCACCGACGTTCGGGACCAAGCTCCGGGAGCCATGCCCGATTCTGCAGGTACCAAGACAAAGAGCGTGACTGACAGGACATGGATTTTGGGGGAGAAAGCCAATAGACCGAGGCAGTGAGCTTCGGAGCTGAGACTGTGTTAGCAGGGACTCGATTGGCTTGGCAGCTTTTCAGGTGGCGGCTTACCGGGACTTTTGATGGCCTTTTGCTTGACCGACTGACAGAATGGGGAAGACGGCTGAGGGAGTGGGGATTATTGGAGTCGACAGGATAAGCTTAACAATGATGCTTGAGCTAAATTATTTTGTTGGCTAATCAATTCGTGGAGAGGAAAACGAGGGTAGTGGTAAATCTTTGCATCTCTTCTCAAATTTCTAAATACCAAggtgaggaggatgatgctCTGGATTGTTTAGTCCAATTCTATCATAGAGACTTGAACTCGAGATCCTGACCTCTTTCATTCAACCTCCATAATTATTCTCACCTCCGGTATTGTTCTCACATCCCGTATTATTCTCACACGATTGTACCGGCACATTCGGCAGCCTAGAATACGACAATCACGGCATTCGTAGACGCAGTCCGGCGGCTGTTGATGACACTCATCGCATCGAACGAGGTCCAGGCGAGGTCTCCAGTGCCGATGCACGCACTGATGGTTTTGAATCAAGTTGTCTCTTGCCTGTTCCACGAGAACAGCCCGCTGCTCTCTCTCCAGTTGACGTCCAGCTGCATCCCGATCAACGACAACATTTGCTCGATTGACCAGCCGATTTTCATCCCACTGATCACATGCACACGTTTTCCACTCCTTTCCACATACATAACAAAACTGGGCGCCGCAGCGGCATGCTGTCGAGCTGTTAGTCGGATGTGATTACATGTAAAAGGATGTCGCGATGTACTTATATGGTTGCATCCTGTGCTCAAGTCAACTAGCGTACGGCATGAGTAACATCTCTGCCAGCCATTCTCCGACGCAATACGGAGAAGATCCAAGGTTGCCGCATCTTCAGGACAGTGATCCTTCTTATGAGATTTGCCCTTGCAATGAGTGCAAGTCTTTTTTCGACATTTTGTACAGACTGCTATGTCTCCCTGAATAGACTGTTGAGGAATAAATGCCGAACAAGAGGGCCGATGGCAGTACGTCCTATTTGGCGTACTGTACTCTAACTCCTTTTCTTGATACTCCCTAACCAGCTCTGTCGGAAGGACGATCCGATTTATTCCAAGAGGAATTGATTGGCCACAGCATCGAGGAGGAAAGAGAGATTCATCGCTCATTGCCGCTTTGAACAACTTTGCTATGCATGCGCGACAGTATTCGTGTGAGCATGGACATTGAACCGTCTCAGAGAACGGAACGTCCTCCATACAGGCGAGACATCGTCCCTTCATAGTGGCTGAGGATGAGTTACCTGCCCGCGTCGTCTGCCTGGACGAAGGCTCGCCGATAGTCGAATACGGGTCATCGACAACGCCATTGTATAGGGCCGCAAGCTTCTTAATCATTCCATCTTCGATAACTGTGTCTGGTGTGGCTATGCTCGGTACTGGCGTTGAAGGGTGCCCATTAATCGCATATTCTCGGTCACGCACcgcttgctgctcttcctcaAGATGATTCCTGATGAAATCTCCATCGTTTAAAGCGGCATGAGCCATGCTACGGGCTATGGCCTGGTCGGAAGATGTCGCAGCCAGGGACTCGAGCTCGGAATAATACACTTGTAATGCGAGCTCGGCATCGGACTGTTCTACTTGATGATGCCTGGCATCTTGCAGCTGAAGTTCCATGATTAAGTTAAAAGTTGCTTGGTCAATCTCGTCAGACATAGCTGTAGCTGCTTCTGGGCTTGCCGTTCGTTTATCAATCGTTTCTCAGGCGAGCGGtaggatgaggagaagaggaagaagcggGGGCGAATCTCTTGATACT
This window contains:
- a CDS encoding amino acid permease domain-containing protein, with protein sequence MDQTEDKLPDKVEHENALEQATTESTGQTVELIQLNPQAVPRDIGPFQIIALGFNIPNSWAGVATAFSAALTAGGPVSLIYGNFVITAMYVSAAVTLAELASVYPTAGGQYHFTSIMAPKRFNRSMSYICAEFYSGYKANSWQLFLISQGLNVFALGYNLFVLKRTRWIHDAAFFLTLSTFITISIVCLARGDKQSSTWVWTNFEPSSGWPPVVSFFTGLTTHAYMYGGLDSALHLAEETLDASRTVPKALMSTIGIGFFSGFVFSVAMTYCIPSLDLFANDPVPIYKLWRIASRSDTAATVFLIVGIVIFTFILVATQQTTSRLIWALARDRGLVFSSQFEKLSPTLGDIPVAALILDAGLIFVCGCVSLGSSAAFNSLVGVFSLMQMLSFAIPAVLLIYRGRSEKVLPRKRAFKVPEILGWACNIGTVIAAVIETVFFTFPSVLPVTGSNMNYAVVVLAVIAIVVVVNWIVFARKHYQGPRIGGFM